A genome region from Tenrec ecaudatus isolate mTenEca1 chromosome 13, mTenEca1.hap1, whole genome shotgun sequence includes the following:
- the LOC142424154 gene encoding large ribosomal subunit protein eL31-like encodes MAPAKKGGEKKGRSAINEVVTREYTINIHKRIHGVGFKKRAPRALKEIRKFAMKEMGTPDVRIDTRLNKAVWAKGIRNVPYRIRVRLSRKRNEDEDSPNKLYTLVTYVPVTTFKNLQTVNVDEN; translated from the coding sequence ATGGCTCCCGCGAAGAAGGGCGGTGAGAAGAAGGGCCGTTCGGCCATCAACGAGGTCGTGACCAGGGAATACACCATCAACATTCACAAGCGTATCCATGGCGTGGGCTTCAAGAAGCGTGCCCCTCGGGCGCTCAAGGAGATTCGGAAGTTTGCCATGAAGGAGATGGGGACACCAGATGTACGAATCGACACCAGGCTCAACAAAGCTGTGTGGGCCAAAGGAATCAGGAATGTCCCGTACCGCATCCGTGTGCGGTTGTCCAGGAAACGAAACGAGGATGAAGATTCCCCAAACAAGCTGTACACACTGGTCACCTACGTGCCCGTCACCACTTTCAAAAACCTACAGACCGTCAACGTGGATGAAAACTAG